A portion of the Flavobacterium limnophilum genome contains these proteins:
- the nifJ gene encoding pyruvate:ferredoxin (flavodoxin) oxidoreductase, which translates to MNTKKFKKLICDGNEAVAIIAHKTNEVCAIYPITPSSPMGEHAELYSSKGKKNIWDNVPRIVELQSEGGAAGTVHGSLQAGALTSTFTASQGLLLMIPNMYKIAGELLPCVIHVAARTVATHALSIFGDHSDVMACRQTGFSMLFGGSVQEAHDFALISQVATLKTRVPFLNIFDGFRTSHEISKIDGIPDEIIRAMMPEDKVMEHRKRSLDPDNPVLRGTTQNPDVFFQAREACNLFYDKVPAIVQETMDEFYEHTGRRYNLFDYIGHPEAERVIIIMGSAEGPVKEALDVMLAEGEKVGVILVRLFNPFSIAAFVDSLPKTVQKLAVLDRTKEPGSVGDPLYLEVVAALVESGIELPVIVAGRYGLSSKEFTPAMVKGIYDELLNKKPKNHFTIGINDDVTFRSLYYDNTFDTKATTINCMFYGLGSDGTVGANKNSIKIIGETTDNYVQGYFVYDSKKAGAQTISHLRFGPDPINSNYLVDKADFIASHKFNFIEKFNMTADLKQGGTFLLNSPYSKDEIWDRLPVQIQQGIIEKEAKFYVIDATKVAFEASLGKRANTILQTCFFAISGILPKEEAIQKIKDAIVKSYSHKGEKVVKMNFNAVDKALENLHQVEYPKVASSSKQLASAMKDAPDGFVTEVLEKILGGFGDELPVSAFTVDGTFPTGTSQFEKSGIADFIPVWDDENLCTQCNKCVAICPHAAIRSKVVSNEDLASFPTSLKSVPAIGRPFSKENESYVLQVSPEDCTGCDLCVVVCPAVSKEKENFKAINMHKKIEVDVEENVNWDHFVELPYYDRTALQISNVKGAQFLEPLFEFSGACSGCGETPYIKLITQLYGDSMMIANATGCSSIYGGNLPTTPYKTNEFGRGPAWANSLFEDNAEFGLGMKLGLTKKQEIAVDLLKTLEPVIGSELVQAIINNTEENEILKKEKFAQIAALQEILDGLPNNEDAKKLSQLTEYLRKKAVWIFGGDGWAYDIGYGGVDHVLSTGEDINILVMDTEVYSNTGGQASKSTPLGASAKFTIGGKKTSKKSMALQAISYGNVYVAQIAMGAKDLQSLKAIQEAAAYPGPSLIIAYSHCGEHGYELKNAISQQEKAIDSGYWPLFRFDPSQPKGKKFKLDSKEPSIPLSDFMYNEARFTRVVKENPELGATLLTQAQEEVHTKWERLELYRDM; encoded by the coding sequence ATGAACACTAAGAAATTTAAAAAGTTAATTTGTGACGGTAACGAAGCGGTTGCCATTATTGCTCACAAGACCAATGAAGTCTGCGCCATTTATCCAATTACGCCATCATCGCCGATGGGGGAACATGCAGAACTTTACAGTTCCAAGGGTAAAAAAAATATTTGGGACAATGTTCCAAGAATTGTTGAATTGCAAAGCGAAGGTGGAGCAGCGGGAACTGTTCACGGATCATTGCAGGCAGGAGCGTTGACTTCGACATTTACGGCCTCGCAAGGGTTGTTGTTGATGATTCCCAACATGTATAAAATTGCGGGTGAATTATTGCCTTGCGTTATACACGTTGCCGCCAGAACGGTTGCCACGCATGCACTGTCCATTTTTGGTGACCATTCCGACGTGATGGCTTGCCGACAAACCGGATTTTCGATGTTGTTTGGCGGTTCTGTTCAAGAAGCCCATGACTTTGCCTTGATTTCCCAAGTGGCCACATTAAAAACGAGAGTGCCATTTTTGAATATTTTTGACGGTTTCAGAACTTCACACGAAATTTCGAAAATCGACGGTATTCCAGACGAAATCATCAGGGCAATGATGCCGGAGGACAAAGTGATGGAACACCGCAAAAGATCATTGGATCCAGATAATCCAGTATTAAGAGGAACTACCCAAAATCCTGACGTATTCTTCCAAGCCAGGGAAGCTTGTAACTTATTTTACGACAAAGTTCCAGCCATAGTTCAAGAAACAATGGACGAATTCTACGAACACACTGGTCGTAGATATAATTTGTTCGATTATATAGGTCACCCAGAAGCCGAGAGAGTCATCATTATTATGGGTTCTGCTGAAGGGCCTGTAAAAGAAGCTCTTGACGTTATGCTTGCCGAAGGAGAAAAAGTGGGAGTGATATTGGTTCGTTTATTTAACCCGTTCTCAATTGCAGCTTTTGTTGATTCTTTACCAAAAACTGTCCAAAAATTAGCCGTTTTGGATAGAACCAAAGAACCAGGAAGCGTTGGAGATCCTCTTTATTTGGAAGTTGTAGCCGCATTGGTGGAAAGTGGAATCGAATTGCCGGTTATTGTTGCCGGTCGTTACGGATTGTCATCCAAAGAGTTTACACCAGCAATGGTAAAAGGAATTTATGACGAATTGTTGAACAAAAAACCTAAAAACCACTTCACCATTGGTATCAACGATGACGTGACTTTCAGAAGTTTGTATTACGACAACACATTCGATACGAAAGCAACTACCATAAATTGTATGTTCTACGGTTTGGGTTCTGATGGTACCGTTGGTGCAAATAAAAACTCCATCAAAATCATTGGAGAAACCACTGATAATTATGTTCAAGGTTATTTCGTGTATGACTCCAAAAAAGCGGGAGCACAAACTATTTCGCATTTGCGTTTCGGACCAGACCCAATCAATTCCAATTATTTGGTTGACAAAGCCGATTTTATTGCCAGTCATAAATTTAATTTTATCGAGAAATTCAATATGACTGCCGACTTGAAACAGGGCGGTACTTTCTTGCTGAATTCCCCTTATTCCAAAGACGAAATTTGGGACAGGTTGCCTGTTCAAATTCAACAAGGAATCATCGAAAAAGAAGCCAAGTTCTATGTGATTGATGCCACCAAAGTTGCCTTTGAAGCCAGTTTAGGAAAAAGAGCCAATACCATTTTGCAAACTTGTTTCTTCGCTATTTCAGGAATTTTGCCTAAAGAAGAAGCTATTCAAAAAATTAAAGATGCCATCGTTAAATCCTACTCCCACAAAGGAGAAAAAGTGGTGAAAATGAACTTTAATGCGGTGGATAAAGCATTGGAAAATTTACATCAAGTGGAGTATCCAAAAGTGGCATCCAGTTCAAAACAATTGGCATCGGCAATGAAAGATGCACCTGATGGTTTTGTTACCGAAGTTTTGGAAAAAATATTGGGTGGTTTTGGAGACGAACTTCCAGTAAGTGCCTTCACGGTGGATGGAACTTTCCCGACAGGAACTTCCCAATTCGAAAAAAGCGGAATTGCCGATTTTATTCCGGTTTGGGACGACGAAAATTTATGTACCCAATGTAATAAGTGTGTTGCCATTTGTCCTCACGCAGCCATTCGTTCTAAAGTGGTTTCCAACGAAGATTTGGCTAGTTTCCCAACTTCTTTAAAAAGCGTTCCAGCCATTGGACGACCTTTCTCCAAAGAAAATGAATCCTATGTTTTACAAGTTTCGCCAGAAGATTGTACTGGTTGTGACCTTTGCGTGGTGGTTTGTCCAGCGGTAAGCAAAGAGAAAGAAAACTTCAAGGCCATCAACATGCACAAGAAAATCGAGGTGGATGTGGAAGAAAACGTGAATTGGGATCATTTTGTTGAATTGCCTTATTATGATCGTACCGCTTTGCAAATATCAAACGTGAAAGGAGCACAATTCTTGGAACCATTATTCGAATTCTCGGGAGCTTGCTCCGGTTGTGGAGAAACACCTTATATCAAGTTGATTACACAATTGTATGGCGACAGCATGATGATTGCCAACGCAACAGGATGTTCTTCTATTTATGGTGGAAACTTGCCGACAACTCCTTATAAAACCAATGAATTTGGTAGAGGACCAGCTTGGGCCAACTCCCTTTTTGAAGACAATGCCGAGTTTGGTTTGGGAATGAAACTAGGTTTGACCAAAAAACAAGAAATTGCCGTTGACCTATTAAAAACATTGGAACCGGTAATTGGAAGTGAATTGGTACAAGCCATTATCAACAATACAGAAGAAAATGAAATTCTGAAAAAAGAAAAATTTGCCCAAATTGCAGCACTTCAAGAAATATTGGATGGACTTCCAAACAATGAAGATGCCAAAAAATTAAGCCAATTAACCGAATATTTACGCAAGAAAGCGGTTTGGATCTTTGGTGGAGACGGTTGGGCTTACGACATCGGATACGGTGGTGTGGATCACGTTTTATCTACCGGTGAAGACATCAATATTTTGGTAATGGACACCGAGGTGTATTCCAACACCGGTGGACAGGCATCCAAATCAACTCCTCTGGGAGCCAGTGCCAAGTTTACCATTGGTGGCAAGAAAACCAGCAAAAAAAGTATGGCATTGCAAGCGATCTCTTATGGAAATGTTTATGTAGCCCAAATAGCCATGGGAGCCAAAGATTTGCAATCCTTGAAAGCCATTCAAGAAGCGGCTGCTTATCCTGGACCATCCTTGATTATTGCTTATTCTCATTGCGGTGAACACGGTTATGAATTGAAAAACGCTATTTCGCAACAAGAAAAAGCCATCGATTCCGGTTATTGGCCACTCTTTAGATTTGACCCTTCACAACCGAAAGGAAAAAAATTCAAATTGGATTCCAAAGAGCCAAGCATTCCTTTGAGCGACTTTATGTATAACGAAGCCCGTTTTACCAGAGTAGTCAAAGAAAATCCTGAATTGGGAGCCACATTGTTAACTCAAGCCCAAGAAGAAGTACATACTAAATGGGAAAGATTGGAATTGTACAGAGACATGTAA
- a CDS encoding 4Fe-4S dicluster domain-containing protein, translating into MAIIITDECINCDACISECPNNAIYEPDTKWSYAEGTSLKGMVKTPKGVEVDADAENDPISDEFFYIVSDKCTECKGFHDEPQCASVCPVDCCVPDGNHKETEDELLQKKAWLYSEN; encoded by the coding sequence ATGGCTATTATTATAACTGACGAATGCATCAACTGCGATGCATGTATTTCGGAGTGCCCCAACAATGCAATTTACGAACCAGATACCAAATGGTCGTATGCTGAAGGGACTTCTTTAAAAGGAATGGTGAAAACACCCAAAGGAGTAGAAGTGGATGCAGATGCAGAAAATGATCCTATTTCGGATGAATTTTTCTACATTGTTTCTGACAAGTGTACGGAATGTAAAGGCTTCCACGATGAGCCACAATGTGCTTCCGTTTGTCCTGTGGATTGTTGTGTTCCTGACGGGAATCACAAAGAAACAGAAGACGAATTGCTACAGAAAAAAGCTTGGTTGTATAGCGAGAACTAA
- a CDS encoding 2-oxoacid:acceptor oxidoreductase subunit alpha: protein MKIQPEVLEAVVIRFVGDSGDGMQLTGTQFSDTSAMFGNDIATFPNYPAEIRAPQGSLYGVSGFQVHIGSVEVSTPGDSVDLLVAMNPAALKTNLYALKPGHTLIVDTDSFNKKNLEKAEYTSNPLEDGSLENYRVIQVDMTTLTKEALKDVAGLDTKTISRSKNMFSLGMAYWMYNRSTEHTIDFFNTKFKSKPHLIEANTKVLNAGYYYAETLELIPNSYTISPAKMESGTYRIIMGNTATAWGFLAAAEKSGLELFLGSYPITPATDILHELVKHKHFGVKAFQAEDEIAGVTSAIGAAFAGDLAITTTSGPGLALKGEAIGLAIMTELPLVIVDVQRGGPSTGLPTKTEQSDLLQAMYGRNGESPLIVIAASTPANCFNFAYEAARLALEHMTPVILLTDGYIANGAAPWKIQTVADMPEIKNYKITEVKENWHPYDRDETSLARNWAVPGTPGLEHRIGGLEKDAVTGNISYDPSNHEKMTHIRAAKIERVKFNIPDLETEYAPEGDLLVIGWGGTYGSLHSAVKQINDEGYKNIGYAHFNYINPMPKNTEEILSKYKKIVVCELNSGQFSSILKIKFSSFEFLQFNKIQGLPFANDDLIQKFKELV from the coding sequence ATGAAAATTCAACCTGAAGTTCTTGAAGCTGTTGTCATCCGATTTGTTGGTGATTCAGGAGATGGAATGCAGTTGACGGGAACCCAATTTTCCGACACTTCAGCAATGTTTGGCAATGACATCGCAACTTTCCCCAATTACCCCGCCGAAATTAGAGCTCCGCAAGGAAGTTTATATGGAGTTTCTGGATTTCAAGTGCACATAGGCAGCGTTGAAGTAAGCACTCCTGGTGACAGTGTTGATTTATTGGTCGCCATGAATCCTGCCGCCTTAAAAACCAATTTATACGCTTTAAAACCAGGTCACACTCTAATTGTTGATACCGATTCATTCAATAAAAAAAATCTGGAAAAAGCAGAATACACCTCGAATCCATTGGAAGACGGAAGTCTTGAAAACTATAGGGTGATTCAGGTAGATATGACAACACTCACAAAAGAAGCTTTGAAGGATGTTGCTGGTTTAGACACGAAAACGATTTCGAGAAGTAAAAACATGTTTTCATTGGGTATGGCTTATTGGATGTATAATCGTTCAACCGAGCATACCATTGATTTTTTCAATACAAAATTCAAATCCAAACCTCATTTAATAGAAGCCAATACCAAAGTATTGAATGCCGGCTATTATTATGCCGAAACTTTGGAATTGATTCCCAACTCCTACACCATTTCTCCAGCCAAAATGGAAAGCGGAACTTATAGAATCATAATGGGAAACACTGCCACTGCTTGGGGATTTTTGGCAGCAGCCGAAAAATCCGGCTTGGAATTGTTCTTGGGTTCGTATCCCATAACACCAGCCACCGATATTTTGCACGAATTGGTGAAACACAAACATTTTGGCGTAAAAGCCTTTCAGGCAGAAGACGAAATTGCGGGTGTCACATCGGCCATTGGAGCCGCTTTTGCAGGAGATTTGGCCATCACGACCACTTCAGGCCCGGGATTGGCATTAAAAGGAGAAGCCATTGGCTTGGCCATAATGACCGAATTGCCTTTAGTCATTGTTGATGTGCAACGCGGTGGCCCTTCAACAGGTTTGCCGACAAAAACAGAACAATCCGATTTACTACAAGCGATGTACGGAAGAAATGGCGAAAGTCCATTGATTGTCATCGCGGCCAGCACGCCAGCCAATTGTTTTAATTTTGCCTACGAAGCTGCCCGACTCGCCTTGGAACACATGACACCAGTGATATTATTGACGGACGGATACATTGCCAACGGTGCTGCGCCTTGGAAAATCCAAACCGTGGCCGATATGCCGGAAATCAAAAACTACAAGATTACGGAAGTCAAGGAAAATTGGCATCCTTATGATAGAGATGAAACTTCGCTAGCTCGCAATTGGGCCGTTCCGGGAACTCCGGGATTGGAACATCGAATTGGTGGATTGGAAAAAGATGCTGTTACGGGCAATATTTCTTATGACCCTTCCAATCACGAAAAAATGACCCATATCAGGGCAGCAAAAATAGAAAGAGTTAAATTCAACATTCCGGACTTGGAAACCGAATATGCCCCTGAAGGCGATTTATTGGTCATTGGATGGGGAGGAACTTATGGTTCTTTGCATTCAGCGGTGAAACAAATCAATGACGAAGGGTATAAAAACATTGGTTATGCGCATTTCAACTATATCAATCCAATGCCCAAAAACACCGAGGAAATTTTATCCAAATATAAAAAAATAGTGGTTTGCGAATTAAACAGCGGCCAGTTTTCCAGTATATTAAAAATTAAGTTCAGTTCATTCGAATTTTTACAATTCAACAAAATTCAAGGATTGCCATTTGCCAACGATGACCTAATTCAGAAATTTAAAGAACTAGTATAA
- a CDS encoding 2-oxoacid:ferredoxin oxidoreductase subunit beta — METIAEKNYTPKDFTSNQEVRWCPGCDDYVILRTMQKVLPEMGVAKEDVVFVSGIGCSSRFPYYMETYGIHSIHGRAPGIATGVKLANPNLSVWIATGDGDAMAIGGNHFIHVLRRNIDLNIILFNNEIYGLTKGQFSPTSLIGQKTKSSPYGNTQPPFSPGELALGAQARFFARVAGNSPKEMGQIFIEAHQFKGTSLIEVLQNCVIFNDGCFDHVTDKEVKEDKQIYLEHGKPMLFGKNRDKGLILKGLKLEIVTIGENGITQEDILVHNAKEQDPTLHQMLVRQEYPMATGVIRSFNDVTLEEREDALTAEVKANSSFTKADDLFFSGETYEVK, encoded by the coding sequence ATGGAAACAATAGCTGAAAAAAATTATACGCCCAAAGATTTTACCAGTAATCAAGAGGTAAGATGGTGTCCAGGTTGCGATGATTACGTAATTTTGCGCACGATGCAGAAAGTGCTTCCTGAAATGGGCGTTGCCAAAGAAGACGTGGTTTTCGTGTCCGGCATTGGGTGTTCGTCCCGTTTTCCGTATTATATGGAAACCTACGGCATTCACAGTATTCACGGCAGGGCTCCCGGAATTGCAACGGGCGTAAAACTGGCCAATCCCAACCTAAGCGTTTGGATTGCAACGGGTGATGGTGATGCCATGGCCATTGGCGGCAATCATTTTATCCACGTTTTGCGTAGAAATATTGACTTGAACATAATCCTTTTCAACAATGAAATATATGGTTTGACCAAAGGACAGTTTTCGCCAACTTCATTGATTGGTCAAAAAACAAAATCCTCTCCTTACGGAAATACCCAACCTCCTTTTTCTCCCGGAGAATTGGCTTTGGGTGCCCAAGCGAGATTTTTTGCCAGGGTTGCCGGAAATAGTCCGAAAGAAATGGGGCAGATTTTCATCGAAGCCCATCAATTTAAAGGAACTTCGTTGATTGAAGTCTTGCAAAATTGCGTGATTTTTAATGACGGCTGTTTTGACCACGTTACCGACAAAGAAGTAAAAGAAGACAAGCAAATTTATCTGGAACACGGAAAACCAATGCTATTTGGCAAAAACCGTGACAAAGGGTTAATTTTAAAAGGATTGAAATTAGAAATAGTAACCATAGGCGAAAACGGAATCACGCAGGAAGATATTTTGGTTCACAATGCCAAAGAACAGGATCCAACGCTGCATCAAATGTTGGTTCGACAAGAATACCCAATGGCCACGGGAGTGATTCGAAGTTTCAACGATGTCACCTTGGAAGAAAGGGAAGACGCTTTAACGGCAGAAGTCAAAGCCAATTCGAGTTTTACCAAAGCCGACGACTTGTTCTTTTCAGGTGAAACTTATGAAGTAAAATAA
- a CDS encoding NADH-quinone oxidoreductase subunit A: MGSEAIIVFLLAGIVLVAGANFLSNLISPKSDNTQKREPYESGMTTIGPTWVQFKVGYYLYAILFLVFDVEVAFLIPWAVVFKEIGMVAFVEIIIFLVILGLGLAYAWKKGALKWE; the protein is encoded by the coding sequence ATGGGTTCAGAAGCAATTATAGTTTTCTTATTAGCCGGAATAGTCTTGGTCGCCGGTGCCAATTTCCTCTCCAATTTAATTTCGCCAAAATCAGACAATACCCAAAAACGGGAACCATACGAAAGTGGGATGACCACCATTGGACCAACTTGGGTCCAGTTTAAGGTGGGCTACTATTTATACGCCATTCTATTCTTGGTTTTCGATGTCGAGGTGGCATTTTTGATTCCATGGGCAGTCGTTTTCAAAGAAATCGGAATGGTGGCCTTTGTCGAAATCATCATATTTTTAGTAATATTGGGTTTAGGCTTGGCCTACGCCTGGAAAAAAGGAGCATTAAAATGGGAATAA
- a CDS encoding NADH-quinone oxidoreductase subunit B has protein sequence MGINNTPEIPADFPGKVIPAGNGANVIVTSLDQIINWGRANSLWSLYFGTSCCAIEMMQTGAARHDYSRFGFEVARPSPRQADLIIIAGTIVNKMAPVLRRLYDQMAEPKYVIAMGACAISGGPFYYNSYSVVKGADHVIPVDVYVPGCPPRPEALLEGMLMLQDKIRTESMKNKVFPIDGFDEGL, from the coding sequence ATGGGAATAAACAACACCCCCGAAATACCCGCAGATTTCCCCGGAAAAGTAATTCCGGCAGGAAATGGAGCAAATGTCATCGTGACTTCATTGGATCAAATCATTAATTGGGGTCGAGCCAATTCACTTTGGTCACTCTATTTTGGAACCAGTTGCTGCGCCATCGAAATGATGCAAACTGGAGCTGCCCGCCACGATTATTCCAGATTTGGATTCGAGGTGGCAAGGCCTTCGCCAAGACAAGCCGACTTAATCATCATTGCGGGAACCATCGTCAACAAAATGGCTCCGGTTTTACGCCGTTTGTACGATCAAATGGCCGAACCAAAATACGTAATTGCCATGGGAGCTTGTGCCATTTCCGGCGGCCCTTTCTATTATAATTCGTATTCTGTCGTGAAAGGTGCCGACCACGTGATTCCCGTGGATGTTTACGTGCCGGGTTGTCCTCCTCGTCCCGAAGCCTTGTTGGAAGGAATGTTGATGCTTCAAGACAAAATACGAACCGAAAGCATGAAAAACAAAGTATTCCCTATCGACGGGTTTGACGAAGGACTTTGA
- a CDS encoding NADH-quinone oxidoreductase subunit C → MTNEALQNIISTWIPDLEFTEEKSQFLNITVQPEHLHQLMSQLKSNPETNFNYLFCLSGVDWEKEMGVVYHLESTVHRHTIVVKVKTTDRENPTFDTVCDIWYTAEFHEREVFDFFGIKFNNHPNLKRLFLTEEWDGFPLRKDYVDEINMVIK, encoded by the coding sequence ATGACAAATGAAGCCTTACAAAATATAATAAGCACCTGGATTCCTGACTTGGAATTCACCGAAGAAAAATCCCAGTTTCTAAATATAACCGTACAACCCGAACATTTACACCAATTAATGTCGCAATTGAAAAGCAATCCCGAAACAAATTTCAATTATTTGTTTTGCCTGAGTGGCGTGGATTGGGAAAAGGAAATGGGCGTGGTTTATCATCTCGAATCTACTGTTCACCGACATACAATTGTGGTAAAAGTAAAAACTACCGATCGCGAAAATCCAACATTCGACACGGTTTGCGACATTTGGTACACTGCCGAATTCCACGAACGGGAAGTTTTTGATTTCTTCGGAATAAAATTCAACAACCATCCAAATCTAAAAAGACTCTTCTTGACCGAAGAATGGGATGGATTTCCGCTTAGAAAAGATTACGTAGATGAAATTAACATGGTTATCAAATAA
- a CDS encoding NADH-quinone oxidoreductase subunit D yields MDTTTITNNFKSEEYFINMGPQHPATHGVLRLLLTIDGEIIKKVEPDLGYIHRSIEKMCERDSYQQIVHLTDRMDYLSSHINNEAVCLTVENALKLEIPERVKVIRTILGELTRIASHTLWWGVMGMDVGALTTYFYGFRDREMINDIFEETCGARLTMNYNIPGGLMFDIHPNFVKRTKEFIAHFKTKLPEYDTLLTGNIIFQKRMKGIGILSKEDAISFGASGPVGRGSGYSCDVRKHHPYSAYDKVTFNEVLKTEGDTFARYQVRVMEMWESLSIIEQLIDNIPEGDFKVATNTVIKLPEGEYYERVETARGELGVYIISTGTKNPYRVKFRSPGFSNLSLLNHIAVGGKIGDLVATMATLDLVIPDIDR; encoded by the coding sequence ATGGATACAACTACCATAACCAACAATTTTAAATCCGAAGAATATTTCATCAATATGGGGCCACAACACCCGGCAACGCACGGAGTTTTGCGCTTGTTGTTGACCATTGACGGTGAAATAATCAAAAAAGTGGAACCCGATTTAGGCTACATCCACCGTTCCATCGAAAAAATGTGTGAACGCGACAGCTACCAACAAATCGTGCATTTGACCGACAGAATGGATTACCTGTCTTCGCACATCAACAACGAGGCGGTTTGCCTTACGGTTGAAAATGCGCTGAAACTCGAAATTCCTGAGCGTGTAAAAGTCATTCGAACCATTTTGGGCGAATTGACCCGAATTGCTTCCCATACTTTGTGGTGGGGCGTAATGGGAATGGACGTAGGAGCTTTGACGACATATTTCTACGGTTTTAGAGATAGAGAAATGATCAACGATATTTTCGAAGAAACTTGTGGTGCTCGCTTGACGATGAACTACAACATTCCCGGAGGATTGATGTTTGACATTCACCCTAATTTCGTGAAAAGAACAAAAGAATTTATCGCCCATTTCAAAACTAAATTACCTGAATACGACACGCTTTTGACAGGAAACATCATTTTCCAAAAAAGGATGAAAGGCATTGGAATTTTATCCAAGGAAGATGCCATTTCGTTTGGAGCTTCTGGACCTGTGGGTCGCGGTTCCGGTTATTCTTGCGACGTGAGAAAACACCATCCGTACAGTGCTTACGACAAAGTGACATTCAACGAAGTCTTGAAAACCGAAGGCGATACTTTTGCCCGTTACCAAGTCCGGGTGATGGAAATGTGGGAATCCTTGTCGATAATCGAACAATTAATTGACAATATTCCCGAAGGCGATTTTAAAGTGGCAACCAATACGGTCATCAAATTACCCGAAGGAGAATATTACGAAAGAGTGGAAACGGCCAGAGGAGAATTGGGCGTTTACATCATCAGTACGGGAACCAAAAATCCGTATCGCGTAAAATTCCGTTCGCCGGGATTCTCCAACTTGTCCTTGTTAAACCACATCGCCGTTGGAGGAAAAATTGGGGATTTAGTGGCAACAATGGCAACATTAGACCTTGTAATTCCAGATATCGACCGATAA
- the nuoH gene encoding NADH-quinone oxidoreductase subunit NuoH, with translation MNITKNIHEWLFSLMPETTASIVEMVLIAVVYLAIFAVAGLYLVLLERRVAAWFQLRLGPNRVGWQGLLQTMADALKLVSKELTVTIKADKFLYNLAPYFVIVTALMALSLFPFSKEFQAFDINIGIFFLTAISSIGVIGILLAGWSSNNKFSLIGAMRSGVQTISYELSVGLSLLTMVVMTGSLQLSNIVEVQKSGWLIVQGHIPAIIAFCIYMIAGTAETNRAPFDLVEAESELGAGFHTEYSGMKFAYFFLAEFINMFIIAAIATTVFFGAYLSPFGITESIPLLGVFWFLAKTLVLIFLMMWFRWTFPRLRIDQLLVLEWKYLLPLNLMNLILMALMVLLGLTIQF, from the coding sequence ATGAACATTACAAAAAATATTCACGAATGGCTTTTTAGCCTGATGCCAGAAACCACGGCAAGTATTGTGGAAATGGTATTGATAGCCGTTGTTTACCTAGCCATTTTTGCCGTTGCAGGTTTGTATTTGGTTTTACTCGAAAGAAGAGTGGCCGCTTGGTTTCAATTGCGTTTGGGTCCAAACCGAGTAGGTTGGCAAGGATTGTTGCAAACTATGGCAGATGCCTTAAAATTGGTTTCCAAAGAGTTGACCGTTACCATAAAAGCCGACAAATTCTTGTACAATTTGGCTCCTTATTTTGTTATCGTCACGGCTTTGATGGCACTTTCCCTCTTCCCTTTTTCGAAAGAATTTCAAGCCTTTGACATCAATATTGGTATTTTCTTTTTGACCGCAATATCCTCCATTGGAGTTATCGGAATTTTATTGGCGGGTTGGAGCAGCAACAACAAGTTTTCCTTGATTGGTGCGATGCGAAGCGGTGTCCAAACCATCAGTTACGAATTATCCGTTGGATTATCTCTGTTGACTATGGTGGTAATGACAGGTTCTTTGCAACTTTCAAACATTGTAGAAGTTCAAAAAAGCGGCTGGCTCATCGTTCAAGGACATATTCCTGCCATCATCGCTTTTTGTATCTACATGATTGCCGGAACTGCTGAAACTAACAGGGCTCCTTTTGACTTGGTCGAAGCCGAATCTGAATTGGGTGCCGGTTTCCACACCGAATACTCGGGAATGAAGTTTGCCTATTTCTTCCTGGCCGAATTCATCAACATGTTTATCATAGCGGCAATCGCCACAACCGTATTTTTCGGAGCCTATTTATCTCCTTTTGGAATAACGGAATCCATTCCCTTGCTGGGCGTATTTTGGTTTTTGGCAAAAACATTAGTGCTTATATTTTTGATGATGTGGTTCAGATGGACCTTTCCAAGATTGAGAATCGACCAACTTTTGGTATTGGAATGGAAATATTTACTTCCGTTGAACTTAATGAACTTGATTTTGATGGCATTAATGGTCTTGCTCGGATTAACAATTCAATTTTAG